TTCCTTTTACCATAAATAACTTCTTGCTACCTTGAGATAGACGAAAAGGCTTGGTGATGGTGAGTCCGTCTGCAGAGCATTGGTTCCCGCATGGATATAAGGTAATGATTCCAGCCAGGTTTTCAATGTAGCAGTGTTGAGTCTTTATGCCAGCCCCCTGCAGTGTGATGTCCGTCCCTCCACTGCCCAGTGTGGTCCTCCctgcaacaaaaatattttcccagCGTCACGTGCATTCGTgcataataaaataacagagGTCAAAAGCGCATGGGCCCAAATGTTGTCACTGCATTCTATAGTTGAGTGTGGAGTGACAGGTGCTACGCTGCAGAGATGCGTTTAGTATGACAGCGTCTGCTGTCATTTTATTCACTTTGTCCGCATTGGAAAGTTGGAGCTCTCAGAATTGAGGCTAAAAAACACCACACTGTAATATCAAAtagacacatacaaacatattaTAGTGAACACACATTACCTTCCTGCAATGGCAGTAAAGTGATTGCTGTGCTCAAGCGCCCACTTCCCAAACTGACCAGATGGGGACGCTCTGCCTGAACTTTCAGTGACTTGCCAGTCTCAATCAGGTCTAAAGGAGTACCCTGTCGAAGGGAGATGGTTTGAAAAGAGTGAAATTCACTAACAACCCTTACAGAAATGGAGATACAGACAGTCCTACATGTATTCCGTAATGAGTTCATTAGAGAGTGAGTTCATAAAAAAACAGTCTCTGTggcaaagtttgttttttcatcATGAATAATCCCTGGAGTTGCATGACTGACTCACCTGCAGGACCTGGTGTGTTTCACGCCCTCTCTCCACTGGACCATTGCCCCGGTATTCCATGTCTGCAGGGCTGATGTCCAAATTTCCTGACACCTGATGCTCCTGAAGGTGGCACAGATATGGATgtaaatggaaaagaaaagcatGGAATTAAATCTCCGAGACGGGTGGGAACTCTGCCACTACAGTTGTACTACAATAGGAACAGTGCCTTCCATAGAGAGCCTCGTGCCCCAGTTATAATAAGCCCACGTGATTCTGCCTATTATACTAGGGGGGATTGTTTCTCCAGGACTTGTTGGGTAGAATGATGGCATTGATTTACGCCTTAAACCAGGCAAAATTCTGGATGCTTATCACAGATAGGACGActgatatttttcttatttgcaATTCCAGACTTGCTTGCCAGGTGCAAAATGAGGGTCACATCACATATCCTACCTACCTTCACTAAGATGACTCATATAGATACAAAACTCTGTCTCCAGACAGATGTTGCCGATTACAAGCATCTGTCTGCATATCGCTGTTACATCAAAAGAGAGGATGAGAGGGGAAACAACAGCAATAAGATCCAGACGTGACTCAAAAAGCCACATGTAGTTGCATAAAGAGCCATGTTTatctccccccccaaaaaaatcacctaACCTATTTGATTCTTACTATTCCAGTAAACATAGTGTCATTGAAAGAAAATACTAAGCATTTTGAATATACACTGCATATTTCTGATTCCAAAGGATAAAAGGCCCTCTATCATGTCGtttttatgaattaattaaaCCCACTgtagaatagtttgcccacccctgtgctcAAAACATGTCAGagtattgaaaaataaatgaacaagacACACAGATGTATAACTATTTCAattccacaataaaaaaaatggtcaaggtATAACTTTTGGGCACTCGGTCCAGTTTGGgggaaattttagacttttaagagTGCCCtaagtgagtaaatatgtgccgcattTCATTTGTAGAGTTTTTTTAATCGCTtcataaggggaattgcaatcattaataaggataGCAATTGGGCGATGTTGACATTATGTGTACCTGCAGCATCGGCAATTTCAGCTTGGTGGCACAATATCACATAACTGAAACATCAAATCCAAAATTCTTCGTCCCATTCTGAAATCACTGACAGACAGAAACGCAATAAAGAGCCCCAAACCATCCACAGCTGCTGGTTTTCTAAGTTTAGCCTGGACTGGCTGAGACAACAGGGCGTTGTGTCTGCACAACTGATGTCACTCCCAATGAGAATGCCGGGCAAAACCGCTTTCTGGGACAATCCCCTCCAGTGTTCCCAATACCCGGCGATACATAGAACAGACAGAGCATGCTCTGACATTGGAGCCTTGGCGTCCCTTCTGCCAGCCCCCTATATAGCTGTCAGCGTTCTCGCGCGCCACGCAGTCAGCCACGGTAGGATAACGTGGCCAGGGCCCATGTGTCTCGTCTGCGTGACTCACACACAAGCCCGCCATGCACCACCCCCGAGCTTCGCTTATTTCAACGAACACACCCAAAGCCAGAGGGGagttttaaaataatgtgaGGCCTTCTACTGCAACCTGTCATTATTGGACCGGTTATGTCCTTCATAGCGGCCATGAGCTGCTGAAAATAGACACCGCCACCTCGCTCGGTTTGTTCTCTGACTTTTAAAGAGAAATCACATCTGCTTAGCGTGGCATAACAACAATTAAGCCAGAGAAATAAAGACTGCACTTTGAATTATGAAGACAACAATGTATTGATGAACCAAGTAGTTAAACATGGTaccaagtttgttttttgtttttttaacttggactGACACATATGCAGGACATACCATCTCAATGCTGCCACGGGGTCCTCAAAAGAGTTATATAAGTATCCAGAAATTGTGGAACAGATCAGTAATCCATTCAACGACATCCATATTGTTGTCAATGTCTAGCCTGGAGCTGTTTTCATTCTCCTACTGAGTTCCTTAACTATTTTTCCCTCCTCCCAAACACTTCTCCTCCCCATTCTGGTGCAGAGTTACTTCCCTGACTTACagtagattttttctttttcaaacggCTCTTCCCTCTAACGACAGAAAATTCCATATGAGACCTTCTGAGGACCACCCCAGGTGATCATAGGGGTCCTTTGTGAAATCCTTccctgggtatttttttttttaaatgaagcctGACAGATGGGTGGGGAAAAGAACTTCTAATTTCATGCCTCGAGTTTGAgggaataaaatgattttttcagGTTAAATGGGGATTTGATCATTTGTGGCGATAATATTGCATGATGGGATAGACATACCAcaggaagtgaaaaaaaaaaacattctctaTCTTTCTCGGCATTCCCGAGGAAAGGATAGGCTCAAAGGCCAATAGAAACATTGGAAGTGAGTGGGAGAAATAACCCGGCCGCTATTGGTCCCAGTAGACTTTTCCCATGGTCAGGGCCAGTATGGAGATGGAAGGAATGAAACATACCAATGagtcacaccaaaaaaataataataatccagacCTATGTGCAGTTAAATGACAATTGTTAAGAAaactcattttctcaactgctttatcctcactagggtcgcgaggtgtgctggagcatatcccagctgactttgccaGGCCCCTCTGCTGGTCTAATCTAATATGGCTCCTTGAAATTTGCATCAGATCAATGTGTACCTACTAGTTACAGTGGTTTCTGAGGAATTCTGTTTGCAGTGAACTTGCATGACCGACCTGCTGTCACTGAGCAGCAGACCAGATGTCTACAGGATGTCTGCATGAATGAGTTGCAAAAAGGTAGAAGAGAAGACCAGAACAgatggaaaagaaaacatttggctCCTATGACAGCAAGTATGCACATCCTTATCAAAAACAGAAAGGTATTTTCCTACATATGTTCCATTTCCTGATCTTAGGAAGAACTGCTGCTATTGGATGGATTAAAAGCACTTGCAATCAGACAATGGATCAACATTGCAATGAAGCTTCATTGGTATACTCATTGTAAATAAACCTGTCATCATGAAAATCAGGCAAACTTAGCATCTGcagacttgtgtgtgtgtgttgaaatgatttttttagtatCCATGACAAgttatttgagaaaaaaaaatgtcattttgatcGCTCTGTCATTATGGGCTAACTGCTGCTTTGAAAAACTCTCTGATGTTTTTTTAGTGGCATTTAAAACACAAATGATGGAACAGTTAGAAGTTATAGCAAGTGTGTACAtgtgttttatcattttaatcatttaattcgTACTAAAATATCATGCTGTCAATCTTAATATGTCCATCTTGCCACAATAGTTTCTGAAAACTACAATATTTTCCTAACAGTATGGTTTTAATTTAGAAATACTGCATACTCACTCACTCAGGCACATTTGTTGTACCTTATAATCCTTTTGGGGCAAATTCTTCATCCGCTACAATTCCTTAAGAGTCCCCCACTGGACGCTTGATCTCCAAAGAGCATGAAACTTCTAACAAAAGCATCCATTTATGGTGCTTTCAACTCATGATCTCATACTCAGTAGAAATGAGATAATTCCACCTGCTTGCAATGTAGAAAAGCACCTGTGGGATGAAAGAAAAATTATACATTGATataaaaagaaacacatttgCAGATTTGGCACTTCATAAATTGCTTGAAAGAGTCAAATTGGTATATTATAGTCACTTTTCCATATCTCTCTACCACATGCAATCAATGTCATACTCCAGtaaacaaatatttgctcattaCCCAGTCTGGTTGTCAACTTTATCCTGTTGCCTGTAAAGCCATTTTAGatggatgatgatgaagaaacAAGACGTGACAGCCGTTCTAATCCTTTCAAGCCAGTCTTTCTCCCTGAAGAGGAAAATATGTTCAGTTCCACTCAAGGCATCCACATTCAGCCCGCTGCCAGGGACGTCCCTCTTTCCAGCTCTTGCTCGCGTAACCTATCATTTCTTACGCTATTGTTAAATTCAATCCATGTGGCTTTGTGCTAAAGAGCTATTCAAGATCTTTAACTTCTTGGACTTGTGATATTTAGTGGAAATTCATCAAAGCACATGTGGAGCAGACTCTTATGTAACAAACTACTTTTGCTTTGTCACATCTGAAACTGTACAGTGGAATTTACAGTCATGAgagccaaaatatattttataatctCCTCCCAGCGTAGAATTTTTAGCTTGCCACTTGCTCACGCTCATTGACACGTTTCCAAGGCCAGAGTAATTGGTTCAGGCTGTCTTGTGCTCAATTTTGGAAGGCTGCagggcctttaaaaaaaatacatttccaagTGGCTCAAAATCACAGATGACAAATGTTCAGGATGCTGAAAATCTCAGACCGGTTAAATTCACACAACGATCAGTGTGTCATCCACTgttaatttctaaaaaaaaaaaatggttaatgcAAATTGAAGAATGTAATGGTCTTCCGTTTTCTGGCAAATTGTAAAACAAGCTCTCTAGTATTTGTTTTATGCACGTGCCATGGCTTATGTTTATCAGAAGTtaatatcatcatcatcatcatcatcatatcaATTTATCTTTTCAATGTACAAAGTAAGTTTGTGTGGTTGGTTTTGCCCCTCAtcaatttaaatgcaaatttgaaatgaaatatttaacacaAAATTTTGTAAGTCACTAATTTCaaggtaaaaacatttttttcatttagaacACAATGGCGACATCTAGTGGACATTCCGCGTATACACGCTAACTagcagatttaaaaaagaacatgCACACTTGTGCCAGTTTTGCACATATTCTGCTTGCAAATTAGCAAACCCGGGAAATTGTGAGGTTATTCAATTTCACCCACTTTGAGTGTATTCTGCAGAAGAAAAGGCCCGCCTTCACCGTATTCACAAAAGGCTTTTGGCGCAAAGTTAAGCTATTTTAATAAGGCTAACAATTAGGCACTATCTTCCACCGCGTTTGAGTGggggaaatacattttaataaagtTGAGATCTTAGTGAACTTGAGCTTAATCTGTGGCATTGGTCAAATTCAGATGTTGCAGGGTAACTTCCACCATTAGCAATTGTAGAAAAACCGCGCAGTCAAAAGACAGCAGCTTTTAACAAATGCGTTTATTTGGAGAGGACAAAAGGGTAATTGGGAATTAAAAGCATGAGAAATAGCTCTTTAAAAGTCTCGTGGCGGCCCTTAAAAGGGCCTTTGATTTAAGACAAAAACGTTAGCGGTGTTGCTAATACTCCTGCGATTGCGATGTGGGCTTCTTTCCGCCCTTGCCAGAACTCTGGGCAGCCTGTCCGGTCTTCTTTGGAAGCAAGACGGCCTGGATATTGGGTAGGACTCCACCTTGGGCAATAGTAACGCCACCAAGAAGTTTGTTCAGTTCCTCATCGTTGCGAACCGCCAGCTGGAGATGGCGGGGAATGATGCGAGTCTTCTTATTGTCCCGGGCAGCATTTCCAGCCAACTCGAGGACTTCAGCGGTGAGATACTCCAGCACGGCTGCTAGGTACACCGGAGCTCCAGCACCTACACGCTCGGCATAGTTCCCTTTGCGCAAAAGACGGTGGACTCGACCAACAGGGAACTGGAGACCAGCCCTGGAGCTTCGGGTCTTGGCCTTGGCGCGGGCCTTGCCGGTTTTTCCTCTTCCAGACATAGTAGGGTTCTTCAAGGCACGTAAAACGTTAGAATGTTTAACACACGGTGCACAACCCGGATATAAAACGCCTGGTTCGTCACGCCCTTTTGCGTGATTGGCTTTTATGACGATTCTCTATCGCGTGGTTGGCTTAGTGGTATCATAGGAAAATGGTCGCTGGCAATTGGTAGAAGGGATTTGATGACGGACCAATCATGAAGTCGCTCTTGTAACAGTAGCCAATGGTGCCTATTCCTTCTTGTTCGAAAACTTTGGCGCGCCAACAAGTAAATGTTGGGCCCGCCCCCTGTAGATATCATATAAAAGCTTAGACTTCTCAATTTAGTTTGAAGATTCAATAAAACGCGTCCTTAGAAATAGCTGTGGATTTTATCTAAGCgtattcttatatatatatatatactttattttacaaataacaAATATAATGATAACAAAAAAGCTAACAGATGAAAACTTTTaacaataaatgctcacattaattaaatgaatgaaaactcaTTCGGGTCAATATGACTCGTGTTGGACAGGACgtaaataatttatttcaatAAATTAAACATATCAAAATAACAGCAAAGATCACTCATGAACTCTTTTCATCACCTCCACCTAAGCTCTGGCATTCCAgctagaaaatatattttactcaaGCATGGTGTACATATCCATCCATATGTCCTTGCTCCATTATAACaataatttattattgtaaaatattgctgtaaattacatttttaaaaatctttttaatcatGAAAGAAATGTACTTATTGactacatggattttttttacatattaagcctcttcatttttatattgaGTCAAAAAAGTACAATGAATAACACTTTCCTGCTTATTGAACAATGGCCTCATGTATTATAGATGCATATACAACTACTATTTTAACATAGAAATaaacttgattttgaaatgacatttttgaggaaaaaatcaCAGCAATTTCTCTAGTTTTACAGTGTAACACAGCTAAGACAACTCATGGTATGATAAAATAAATAGCACTTcacaaaattataaattacctTCATCCATAAATTGAATTATGTAGAATCCAAGAAAAATGTGTATCCAAA
This portion of the Stigmatopora nigra isolate UIUO_SnigA chromosome 19, RoL_Snig_1.1, whole genome shotgun sequence genome encodes:
- the h2ax gene encoding histone H2AX, yielding MSGRGKTGKARAKAKTRSSRAGLQFPVGRVHRLLRKGNYAERVGAGAPVYLAAVLEYLTAEVLELAGNAARDNKKTRIIPRHLQLAVRNDEELNKLLGGVTIAQGGVLPNIQAVLLPKKTGQAAQSSGKGGKKPTSQSQEY